CGCATTGCCGAGGGACTCGTCACCCGCTGGGTGCGGGTGGAGGTGCTCGGCTTCGAAGACGCGGAGGAAGCGACCCCATGAGACGAGACAAGGGAAGCCGGCTCAGGAGCGGGGCCGGCACCGGCATCTTCCTGGCGCTGCTCCTGGCCCTGGCCCCCGGTGCCGCGCAGGCCTCCTGGTGGAACGACCAGTGGGCCTTTCGCCGGCCGGTGCAGGTGCAGCCGGAGGTCTATCAGCTGGCCGCCGGCACGGTGCTCACCGAGGTGCCGGTGCTCCTGCGGCTGCACCCCGGCAACTTCGACTTCGACCTGGCGCAGGAGAACGGCTCGGACCTGCGGGTGTTGGCCGCCGACGATCAGACGCCCCTGTCCATCCAGATCGAGACCTATGATCCGGCGGCCCAGATGGCCCTGGTCTGGGTGAAGCTGCCACGCCTGGAGGCGGGCCGGCCAGCCGGTCTGTGGCTCTACTACGGCAGCCAGGGCGCGGAGCCGGCCAAGGAGGCGGGCAGCAGCTTCGATGTCGCCCAGGCCCTGGTCTATCACCTGTCGGAGGTGAGCGGACCGCCCCGGGATGCCACGGCCTACAAGCGCCATGCGGAAGGCTTCCAGGCCATCCAGGGCGTGGCGGGCATTGCCGGCAAAGGCGTCACGGTGAGCGCCGGCGGCGACCATCTGAGCCTGCCGCCCCTACCGGGTCTGGACAAGAGCGGCTTCACCTTCGCCACCTGGATCCGGCTGGCGGCACCAGCCGGGGAGGCGCCGCTGTTCACCATCGCAGGCGTCAAGACCCGCCTGGTCCTGGGGATCGCCGGCACCACCCCGCAGGTCCGCCTGGATGGTCAGGACAAGGCCCGGACACCGGAGCTGGCGGCCGGGACGCCGCTCACCCCCGGCACCTGGCAGCACCTGTGCCTGACCGCTGCACCTGGCGGCGACCTGGTGCTGTTCCTGGACGGCACCGAGGTGGGCCGCCAGCCCTTGGCCGGCAGCCTGCCGGAGGGCTTGCAGCTCCGGGTGGCCGGCAGCCTGCCAGACCGGACGGCTCCGGAGACCCTGGCCGCCGATCTCGACGAGATCAGCCTGGCTGGCGTCCCCCGGCCGCCGGAGTGGGTGCGGCTGCAGGCGGTCAACCAGGGCCAGGAGGCCGGCGCACCGGTGGTGGGCCCCCAGGAGGTCGGCAATCAGCCCATGAAGGAGCTGGTCTACCTCAAGACCGTGCTGGACGCCATCACCCTGGACGGCTGGGTCATCATCGGGCTTCTCATCCTCATGGGCGCGGTGGGCTGGGTGACGCTGTTCAGCAAGACCCTGTCCTTCCGCATCATGGGCCGTCAGAACGAGGCCTTCCTGGCCCTCTTCGACCAGCAGCCGGATTTCCTTGCCGTGGCGGCCCGGCATGACGGCGACTTTGCCAACGCCCCTCTTTTCCGGGTCTACGAGGCCGGCTGCCGGGAGCTGGCCGGCCGCCTTGACCGGCAGGGTGCGGCCCGCCTGTCGCCCCGGGCCATGCAGGTGGTGCGCACCGCGGTGGAGCAGGCCTATGTGGAAGAGACCAACGCCTTTTCCGCCCGGTTGCCCTTTCTGGTGATGTCGGTGTCCGGCGGGCCATTCCTGGGCCTCCTGGGCACGGTGTGGGGGGTCATGAGCACCTTTGCCGCCATGGCCAATGCCGGCGAAGCCAACCTGGCCGCCATCGCCCCAGGCATCGCCTCGGCCCTGGCCACCACCGTCTTCGGCCTCATCGTCGCCATCCCGGCCCTGTTCGCCTACAACTACCTGGCCGGCTCGGTGAAGGCCATGACCACCGAGCTGGGCATCTTCACGGACCGTCTCCTGGCCATGGTGGACGAGCGCTACGGGGAGAGCTCGCCATGAGAAGGGCACTCACCGAGCACAAGCCCATCGACGAGATCAACGTTACACCGCTCCTGGACCTGGCCTGGACCCTGCTGGTGGTCTTTGTCATCGCGGTCACCGCCGCGGTGCAAGGCATCAAGGTCAATCTGCCCAAGGCCTCGGCAGCGCCGTCCCTCATGAAGCCCAAGACCAAGGCCATCACCATCATGGCCGGCGGCCAGATCTATCTCGATACCTACCCGGTGACCATGGCCGAGCTGGAGGTGCGGCTGCAGGCCTTCCGGGCCGCCGACCCCGAGCTGCCGGTGGTGGTGAAGGGCGACGAGACGATCCGCTACTCCCTGGTCATCGAGGTGCTGGACCTCCTGCAGCGCCTGGAGATCCAGCAGCTGGGTCTGGTGACCCAGAAGCTGGTGAAGTGAGAAGGGAGCGGCCATGAGCGGCAAGGGGGAAAACGGCAACCTGGGGATCTGGCTGCTGGCCGGGGTGGTGATCCTGGTGGTGGTGGCGGGCATGGTCATGGTGGCCCGGGTGCTTCTGTGCAAGGACATCGATACCCGGCGCCAGGTGGCCACAGTCACCCTGTTGAAGCCGCCGCCACCACCACCGGAGGTCAAGGAAAAGCCGCCGGAGATCAGAAAGGAGGAGCCGAAGCCCGAGGAGGTCGTGCCCGAGGAGCAGGAGGAGGCGCCGGAGAACGATCAGCCGCCGGATGAGGGGCCGCCGCCCGGCGAGGACCTCGGCCTGGACGCCGACGGCGCAGCGGGTGGCGACGCCTTCGGCCTGGCGGCCAGGAAGGGCGGCCGTGCCCTGGTCGGCGGCGGCGGCAACCTGCTGGGCCGGTTCGCCTGGTACACCGCCGGCCTCTCCGACACCATCGGCAAGCGGCTGCGGGAGGCCCTGGAAGCAGCAGGCGGCATTCCCCCGGGCGAGATCAAGGCCCAGATCCGGGTCGTACTCGCTGAGGACGGCCGGATCACCGACTTTGCCATCCTGAAGCCTTCCGGCAACCACCGGGTGGACGCGGCCCTGGCCGACTGTCTCAAGGCGGTCCGGGTGGATCCACCCCCGGAGGGCATGCCCCGTGCCATCCGGCTCAAGGTGACGAGCCATGGCTGAAACGAAGAGCGAAGAGCGAATAGCGAACAGGGAATGTCCAACCGCAGAAGGGACCGGCAGAACGTTTCCGAATCGTCAACTTCCGGTCCCTTCGGACTTCGACATTCCTTGTTGGACATTCTGCGGTTCGTCCGTCTTTCACGGTAGCGGAAGGAGCCTCTTCATGAGCTTTGCGAAACGCCTTATCCCCCTGGCCATGGCGGCCAGTCTCGCGGCAGGCCCGGCCGCAGCCGCCGGGCCGCCCCCTGCGGACGCCGACCTGGCGGCCCTGGTCCGCCTGCTGGGCGCCAAGGGCGTGCTCACCCCGGGCGAGGAGGAGGCCTTCCTGGACCGGCTGACCGGCCAGGCCGCCGATCGGCCCACCGTGACCATCCTGCCGGAGGGGGACCGCACCCTCGGCATCATCAGCGACAACGTGGCCCGGGACCTCAAGGCCGAGGTCAAGGAGGAGCTGAAGGCCGAGATCAAGAGCGAGGTGGCAAGCGAGGTGCGGCAGGAGGGCTGGGCCGCCTCCACCCCGGGCTGGAGCAAGCGCATCCGCTGGGGCGGCGACGTGCGCCTGCGCTACCAGGGCTCGTTCTTCGACGAAGGCAACGACCGGGCCTTCACGGATCCGGAGAGCGCCACCGCCTTCATCAACACCACAGATGACCGCCACCGGGCCCGGGTGCGGGTGCGGCTCGGCGCCACGGCCCGGGTGCACGAAACAGTGGAGGCTGGCGTCAAGATCGCCACCGGCAACGAGCGCGAGCCCATCTCCACCAACGAGACCCTGGGGGACGCCTTCAACAAGGACTCGCTGGTCCTGGACCAGGCCTACCTCAAATGGAGCCCCATCCCGGAGGTCACCCTGTGGGGCGGCCGCCTGCCGAATCCCTTTGTGTCCAGCGAGCTGGTCTGGGACCGGGATCTCAACCCGGAGGGGCTGGCGCTCCAGGGCGAGCTGCCCGTGGCCGGCACCTGGCGACTGTTCGCCAACGCCGGCCTCTTCCCCCTGGAAGAGGTGGAGCGCGCCCAGCGGGACAAGTGGCTGGCCGCCGGCCAGATGGGCGCGCGCTGGCAGCCGTCGCCGGTGCTCCTGGCCGAGCTGGCCACCAGCCTCTACGACTACCGGCACACCGCCGGCGAGATGAATCCGCTGGCGAGCCCCGGGCTCTACGACTGGACCGCG
The Thermodesulfobacteriota bacterium genome window above contains:
- a CDS encoding DUF2341 domain-containing protein, which codes for MRRDKGSRLRSGAGTGIFLALLLALAPGAAQASWWNDQWAFRRPVQVQPEVYQLAAGTVLTEVPVLLRLHPGNFDFDLAQENGSDLRVLAADDQTPLSIQIETYDPAAQMALVWVKLPRLEAGRPAGLWLYYGSQGAEPAKEAGSSFDVAQALVYHLSEVSGPPRDATAYKRHAEGFQAIQGVAGIAGKGVTVSAGGDHLSLPPLPGLDKSGFTFATWIRLAAPAGEAPLFTIAGVKTRLVLGIAGTTPQVRLDGQDKARTPELAAGTPLTPGTWQHLCLTAAPGGDLVLFLDGTEVGRQPLAGSLPEGLQLRVAGSLPDRTAPETLAADLDEISLAGVPRPPEWVRLQAVNQGQEAGAPVVGPQEVGNQPMKELVYLKTVLDAITLDGWVIIGLLILMGAVGWVTLFSKTLSFRIMGRQNEAFLALFDQQPDFLAVAARHDGDFANAPLFRVYEAGCRELAGRLDRQGAARLSPRAMQVVRTAVEQAYVEETNAFSARLPFLVMSVSGGPFLGLLGTVWGVMSTFAAMANAGEANLAAIAPGIASALATTVFGLIVAIPALFAYNYLAGSVKAMTTELGIFTDRLLAMVDERYGESSP
- a CDS encoding putative porin; translated protein: MSFAKRLIPLAMAASLAAGPAAAAGPPPADADLAALVRLLGAKGVLTPGEEEAFLDRLTGQAADRPTVTILPEGDRTLGIISDNVARDLKAEVKEELKAEIKSEVASEVRQEGWAASTPGWSKRIRWGGDVRLRYQGSFFDEGNDRAFTDPESATAFINTTDDRHRARVRVRLGATARVHETVEAGVKIATGNEREPISTNETLGDAFNKDSLVLDQAYLKWSPIPEVTLWGGRLPNPFVSSELVWDRDLNPEGLALQGELPVAGTWRLFANAGLFPLEEVERAQRDKWLAAGQMGARWQPSPVLLAELATSLYDYRHTAGEMNPLASPGLYDWTAPRFRQGGNTVFNINAFTGGTPRFALASEFREVNVSGSLDIGVFAPVHVILTADWVRNLGYDAQDVLDLAGYAPDKADTGYLLGLSVGHASLVNLGDWRVGLQYRYLEANAVLDAFTDSDFHPLGTNARGWLLSGELGLTSSLSVAGRFITSDLIEGRNAASDELSVDTVQVDLNAKF
- a CDS encoding biopolymer transporter ExbD, with the translated sequence MRRALTEHKPIDEINVTPLLDLAWTLLVVFVIAVTAAVQGIKVNLPKASAAPSLMKPKTKAITIMAGGQIYLDTYPVTMAELEVRLQAFRAADPELPVVVKGDETIRYSLVIEVLDLLQRLEIQQLGLVTQKLVK
- a CDS encoding TonB family protein; the protein is MSGKGENGNLGIWLLAGVVILVVVAGMVMVARVLLCKDIDTRRQVATVTLLKPPPPPPEVKEKPPEIRKEEPKPEEVVPEEQEEAPENDQPPDEGPPPGEDLGLDADGAAGGDAFGLAARKGGRALVGGGGNLLGRFAWYTAGLSDTIGKRLREALEAAGGIPPGEIKAQIRVVLAEDGRITDFAILKPSGNHRVDAALADCLKAVRVDPPPEGMPRAIRLKVTSHG